The genomic window AGTTGTACAACGTTTACCTGTACGTGTTGAGCTTGACCCTGAGCAAGTTGCAAAATATCCGTTGCGTATTGGGCTTTCAATGAATGCAACAATTGATATTAAAGATCTCAATGGTCCTGTATTAGCTAAAGTTCAGCGCGACACTCCTGCTTTTGAAAGTGACGCTCTGGTCTTAAAGCTTAACGATGTTGATCACGTGATTGACACCATTATTAACGAGAACGCGGATTAGCCCGAAAGGAGTGGCTGTGGCAGATATTCAACCACTAAAGGGCTCGAAACTGGTATGGGCAACCATTGCATTGTCTTTAGCGACCTTTATGCAGGTACTCGACTCGACAATTGCTAACGTTGCTATTCCAACGATTGCGGGGAATCTCGGCGTTTCGATGTCGCAAGGAACTTGGGTTATTACCTCATTCGGGGTATCAAATGCGATCTCAATCGCTATCTCAGGTTTTCTGGCGAAACGCTTTGGGGAGGTACGCGTTTTCTTATGGGCGACGGCATTATTTACCATATTTTCGTTATTATGTGGCTTCTCTGACAGCCTTGGAATGTTAATTCTCTGCCGTGTCTTACAAGGCGCGGTAGCAGGGCCTGTTATTCCATTATCTCAAAGTTTGATAATGCGTTGCTATCCACCCAAAATGCAAAATATGGCACTAGCATTTTGGTCTATGACCATCATTTTAGCCCCTGTATTTGGTCCTATCTTTGGGGGTTATATCAGTGATAACTTCCATTGGGGATGGATCTTCTTTATGAACGTTCCATTGGGTATCTTTGTTGTTATTGTTGGATCAATAATTCTCAAAGGAATGGAATCAAAAGTCATTAAAGTTCCCTTCAATGTTATTGGATTAGCATTATTATCGGTCGGTGTTGGTTGTCTACAAGTTTTACTGGATAAAGGGAAAGAATTAGGTTGGTTAGCTTCGAATGAGATTGTGATCTTAGCCGTTATCTCTGCGATTGCATTAGTATTCTTGGTTATTTGGGAACTCACAGATAAAAATCCTATTGTGGAGTTGGCGTTATTTAAATCGCGTAATTTTACCATTGGGACAATTTCTGTCAGCCTTGCTTATATGGCATATTTCGGGGCGATAGTTTTATTACCTCAGTTGTTACAGGAGGTATATGGCTACACGGCAACCTGGGCCGGTCTAGCACTTGCACCAATAGGTTTATTGCCCGTATTGTTCTCGGCACCTGTGGCAAAATTATCTGATTTCCTTGATATCCGTTGGATAGTTACATTTAGTTTTGTGTTCTATGCGATTTGTTTCTTCTGGCGAGCATATACTTTTGAGCCATCAATGAGCTTTTCCGCTGTTGTTTGGCCACAATTAGTACAAGGAATGGCGGTTGCGTGCTTCTTTATGCCGTTGACAACGTTAACACTTTCAGGATTACCGCCTGAAAAACTCGCTTCTGCATCAAGCTTAGCGAACTTTTTTAGGACATTAGCGGGTTCAATTGGTACATCGATTACAACCACAATGTGGAGTGATAGAGAATCTTTGCATCATAGCCAATTGACAGAATATATTACGGATTACAATCCTGAATCTCTTGAAATGTATAAAGAGATGGGAGCTGCTGGATTTAGCCAAGAACAGACATCTGGTTTTATTGCCCAAGAAATTACCAGTCAAGGATTGATTATCGCGGCAAATGAAATTTTCTGGTTATGTGGTTGGGTCTTTATTGCTCTGATTATTACAGTGTGGTTTGCGAAGCCACCATTTGGTAATAAAGCCAGTAAATAATAGGTGATGAAGTTTCTTTAGTTTACTATCCCAACTATGATATTTAGCGCATGTAAGTTTTCTTGCATGCGTTTTTTTTATTTTTAGATATTGTCCTTTACCATACCTATATTTTTTATTTTGTTAAATAAATGCTAAAATTAAGGTGTGACGCATTTAATGATTATTGTAGATTATTTAATGTTTATGTTTTATCAAAGTTTCTAATGGCACAATATATTTTTTATTTATAGATAATTAATCTTCCTTCTCATATATAGATAGTACAATGCAGTATCATTAAGGTAATTTATAATTGAAATTATTTAGTATTAAAAATAAAAAATATAAAATATGCTAAACATTGATAGTGGCATTATTGACGCCAAAATAAGAGTGCTAGTCTAATTTATTAAAAGAGCTTTTTAGTTAGTCATTTTTTTTGTATAAAAATAGAATATCTAAATCAAATCATTTCATTAAGATTTAATTTTATTAAAACAGTTAATTTAAAATTAAATATCAATTATATTCCATTATATAGTTTTTTTGATTACTTAACTCGCGTGTGGTTATATAGAAAAAAAGATAATGATGTAGCGATTCAATTATTAACTATATGATTTTTAAAAAATTACTACTCACTATTTGGTATTCATTTATTGATTGTGATGAGTATGTAATTCGATCGTTTGATATAAACACAGTTTTTAATTTTTTTTTTATAATAATTTAATATTTAAGGCGGGTTTTTAGGTTTTGAAAATAGTGTTTATCCTACCCAATTGCTCTTTTTTTGATTTGTTTCAATATTTGCTATATATGTTTAGTGGTAACAAAATGTTGCAATCTTTTTAATTGTATTAATATCGGTATAATATGCCACCAGTGCTATTTAACCTAAAAGTAAATTTCAGCGGTATACTCCAAATCATTCGAGTTGCTATAGGTAAAAACAAGACTATCTCTCTCAAAACCCTAAAAGAGCATAAAGAGTTAAGTTGCTTTGAGGTTTACGTGTTGCTAATAGTAATTTAGAAAATATAAGAGTATATACATAGTATTGATGACAAATTTTTCATAAAAACGAACACAGTTATATGGTAACAATATGCTGATGAGATAAACGTTTTTCTCATCATAAATTAATGCCATAAGAAAAAAGACTTAAAAGTTATTTTTAATAACAGAATATGAACCTCAGATAATTTAATTTGCATAAAAATAACAGGTGAAACTATTTCAATAGAATTCCTTGAAAGATAAAGCATTATGTCATTCAGGAGTTTACTTGTATTGCTAAATGCAACTTAATTAATGACGGAGATAAAGCGGTGTATTCTTTAAATTAAGTTAATTTATATTTAAGTATATGCCGACGTTATTATTGTAAATAAATTCGAAATTTATGCATAAATATAGATATTGATGAATAAATTAGATGCACTTTATTTATTACACAAAACAAGTGAATCAAATAATAACAAATATATTCTTTAAGAGAATAACTATTCCTAGACATGACTAAAATAACTATTTTTTCGGAGACGACAATGAACAATAAGTTTGTATTATCTGCTGCTGCTGCCATCATTTTTGCTGCAACTCCTGCTTTAGCTACTGAAAAGGTTTCAGGGGGTGTGATCCAATTTACAGGTGCAGTAACTGATACGACTTGTACCGTTAATGGTGGTAACCCTAATAACATGACAGTTGCTTTAGCACCAATTACTGCAGAAATCGCAAGTGACGGTAATAGCTTAATTGATGAAGGTAAAGCACCTTTTTCTATTGAGTTATCTAATTGTGCAGCTAGCACAACTGCGGGTTCTAAATTAAATATCAGATTTACTTCAGACAAAATTGATAATACTGGCAAATATTTAATCAACAGTGATGCTTCATCTGCAAAAGCTGGAAATATTGGTATTGCGATCGTTAAAAAAGGTGATACAACTCCGCTTGATTTAAGAGGAAAAACAGCAACAACAATTGCTGATGATAAATCAACAGAAACTGTTAATTTCTTTGCTCATTATTACAGACCAGCAACAGGTCCTGTTACGCCTGGTAATGTAGCTGCAATGGTAACTTATAGCTTAAGCTACCTATAAGATTAACTGCTTTTAATCTCTTTCCCCGAATTAATAAATTGTTTGAATATTGATTCGGGGTATCTCTTTTTACTTATTTTCTTCTATTGAAATAAAGAAATGAAAAAAATAATCTATTCATTATTATTTGTTCTTCTACCAATTTATTCTTATGCAAATGTTGTTATTCAAACAACAAGAATAATTTATCCGGAAGGGAATAAGGAAGTTACGACACAATTACGTAACAATAGCTCACAAGATGCGTTGGTTCAGTCTTGGTTGGATGATGGCGATCCTAATTCAACGCCTGAAACAGCAGATGTGCCTTTTATTTTGACGCCACCCGTGGCGAAAATTGCGGGTAATGGTGGGCAACAATTACGTATTAAATTATTAGATAGCAACTTGCCAAAAGATCGTGAATCTGTCTTTTATTTGAATACATTAGATATTCCACCATTAAATGAATCGATGCAAAATCAGAATGTCATGCAAATAGCTATTCGTTCACGAATTAAATTATTTTATAGACCAGCAAATTTGCCTTTTTCAACATCTGAGATTAAATCTCATGTTGTATTGACTAAATTGGATGGCAGTCGTGC from Providencia sneebia DSM 19967 includes these protein-coding regions:
- a CDS encoding DHA2 family efflux MFS transporter permease subunit encodes the protein MADIQPLKGSKLVWATIALSLATFMQVLDSTIANVAIPTIAGNLGVSMSQGTWVITSFGVSNAISIAISGFLAKRFGEVRVFLWATALFTIFSLLCGFSDSLGMLILCRVLQGAVAGPVIPLSQSLIMRCYPPKMQNMALAFWSMTIILAPVFGPIFGGYISDNFHWGWIFFMNVPLGIFVVIVGSIILKGMESKVIKVPFNVIGLALLSVGVGCLQVLLDKGKELGWLASNEIVILAVISAIALVFLVIWELTDKNPIVELALFKSRNFTIGTISVSLAYMAYFGAIVLLPQLLQEVYGYTATWAGLALAPIGLLPVLFSAPVAKLSDFLDIRWIVTFSFVFYAICFFWRAYTFEPSMSFSAVVWPQLVQGMAVACFFMPLTTLTLSGLPPEKLASASSLANFFRTLAGSIGTSITTTMWSDRESLHHSQLTEYITDYNPESLEMYKEMGAAGFSQEQTSGFIAQEITSQGLIIAANEIFWLCGWVFIALIITVWFAKPPFGNKASK
- a CDS encoding molecular chaperone; this encodes MKKIIYSLLFVLLPIYSYANVVIQTTRIIYPEGNKEVTTQLRNNSSQDALVQSWLDDGDPNSTPETADVPFILTPPVAKIAGNGGQQLRIKLLDSNLPKDRESVFYLNTLDIPPLNESMQNQNVMQIAIRSRIKLFYRPANLPFSTSEIKSHVVLTKLDGSRALINNDTPYNLNLLKVKNNDKAQNILSEGLMISPYTKQEVNLQNTKLLNGKTVELTIINDFGADESMTVPIQ
- a CDS encoding fimbrial protein; this translates as MNNKFVLSAAAAIIFAATPALATEKVSGGVIQFTGAVTDTTCTVNGGNPNNMTVALAPITAEIASDGNSLIDEGKAPFSIELSNCAASTTAGSKLNIRFTSDKIDNTGKYLINSDASSAKAGNIGIAIVKKGDTTPLDLRGKTATTIADDKSTETVNFFAHYYRPATGPVTPGNVAAMVTYSLSYL